The window AACGACTTGCACTCCAGGCGGCTCGTGCTGGCAACCGTGCGCGACAAGACGGTCGTCCGCAAGCTCTTTTCCGAAATTGCCCCGCGCTATGCAGACCGCAAGGGTGGCTACACGCGAGTGGTGAGCCTCGGGCATCGCTACGGCGACGGGGCAGAGCTGGCCATCCTGGAGCTGGTTGGCTACGAAGGGGTGCAGAAGGCGCGCATCGAGGCGCAACGCGAGAAGCGCGAAGCCAAGAAGAAGGAAAAGGAGAAAGAGAAGGCTGCGGAGAAAGCGCCGGCTGCGCAGGCCGAAAAAGAGGACTGACGCGGCAGAGCACCTTGACCTTGGTGAGCGAGCTGTGGAGCAGGTCGCACAGTGGAATTGGGCGCAGCAGGCAACCTCGGGGTTGCCTTTTGCTTTTCTGGCCGTTGCGGCCGGGAGCGGTCTGATTGTGAAGAGGTAAGGGGCCATGACCGACCAACAAAGAGGAACCATCAGAGCGCCGCGAGGCTCGATGCTCACGTGCAAAGGGTGGCATCAGGAAGCCGCGCTGCGCATGTTGATGAACAACCTCGAGCAGGGGGCAGACCCGGCGCATCTCATCATCTATG of the Calditrichota bacterium genome contains:
- the rplQ gene encoding 50S ribosomal protein L17, with product MRHNKKVKKLGRTASHRRALLANLVTALFEHLSIKTTLAKAKEARRLADRLINIAKRNDLHSRRLVLATVRDKTVVRKLFSEIAPRYADRKGGYTRVVSLGHRYGDGAELAILELVGYEGVQKARIEAQREKREAKKKEKEKEKAAEKAPAAQAEKED